The following coding sequences are from one Phormidium ambiguum IAM M-71 window:
- a CDS encoding AAA-like domain-containing protein, with product MEPKENREIPPIEADSTLAAIVFTDVEGYTAKMAVNQNRTLALVNRDLQLMMRICEQFKGRVVQDTGDGLFMYFSSAVNAVSCAQEIQKVLSQTATQLPENNVLKHRIGIHLGDVAHLEGGEVKGHGVNMAARLQTAAEAGGICISQTVYDVVKNRLPLLGIYREVREIKGIEELVTIYQIPALNKEELTNKKVFISYRSHDPDLSLAEEFYKALKAAGHEAFMAGQSIRLGEGWPQRIETELKQSDYLLLLLSEKSVTSEMVIEEVRRAKELRDRNPKAKPVILPIRVNFPLSSPLNYNLREYLNFIQQREWRNAEDTQTIVQEILEIVTEGREQEETQEGQKHPVAISDSQAKPLPVAIPEFPQIPEVPEGQVELASIFYVERPPIESRCYETVLQPGSLIRIKAPRQMGKTSLLARILHYAANSGFNAVPLSFQLADGKAFTDLDKFLRWFAASIARRLRLANRLDDYWDEIFGSKDNCTAYFEEYVLENIDSPLVLGLDEVDCVFQYPEIAADFFGLLRAWHEDAKNRDLWKKLRLIVVHSTEVYIPISINQSPFNVGLPIELPEFDREQVQDLAKRYELQWGEAEVSRLMKMVGGHPYLIRLALYHIQRGDFTLDELLVTAPTEAGLYADHLRRHLWNLQQHPELAVGIKEVMNATSPVRLEALSAFKLHSMGLVYLRGNECSPRCDLYRLYLRDRLD from the coding sequence ATGGAACCAAAGGAAAACCGAGAAATACCACCAATAGAAGCTGATAGTACATTAGCGGCGATCGTCTTTACAGATGTCGAGGGATACACTGCGAAAATGGCGGTTAACCAAAATCGTACCTTGGCTTTAGTGAATCGTGACCTCCAACTAATGATGAGAATCTGCGAACAGTTTAAGGGCAGAGTTGTCCAAGATACAGGCGATGGATTATTTATGTACTTTTCTAGCGCCGTAAATGCCGTGTCTTGTGCTCAAGAAATTCAAAAAGTACTCTCACAAACGGCGACTCAGTTGCCAGAAAATAATGTACTTAAACATCGAATTGGGATTCATTTAGGAGATGTGGCGCATCTAGAAGGTGGGGAAGTTAAAGGACATGGTGTAAATATGGCGGCGCGGTTGCAAACAGCAGCCGAAGCTGGTGGTATTTGTATTTCTCAAACTGTCTATGATGTGGTAAAAAATCGCTTACCATTACTAGGAATTTATCGAGAAGTAAGAGAAATTAAAGGTATTGAAGAATTAGTAACAATTTACCAAATTCCCGCTTTAAATAAGGAAGAATTAACTAATAAGAAAGTATTTATTAGTTACCGGAGTCACGATCCAGATTTGAGTTTGGCTGAAGAGTTTTATAAAGCGTTAAAGGCAGCAGGACATGAAGCTTTTATGGCCGGACAAAGTATTCGTTTGGGGGAAGGGTGGCCGCAACGAATTGAAACAGAATTAAAACAAAGTGATTATTTATTGTTGTTGTTATCGGAGAAGTCTGTAACTAGTGAAATGGTGATTGAGGAGGTACGACGAGCGAAGGAATTGCGCGATCGCAATCCCAAAGCTAAACCAGTAATTCTGCCAATTCGTGTCAATTTCCCCCTCAGTTCTCCGTTAAATTACAACTTACGAGAATATTTGAATTTTATTCAGCAACGGGAATGGCGTAATGCTGAAGATACTCAGACAATTGTGCAAGAAATTCTCGAAATAGTTACAGAAGGAAGAGAGCAAGAAGAAACACAAGAAGGTCAAAAACATCCAGTAGCAATATCAGATTCTCAAGCTAAACCTTTGCCTGTGGCAATTCCTGAATTTCCCCAAATTCCTGAAGTACCAGAAGGTCAAGTAGAGTTAGCTTCGATTTTTTATGTGGAAAGACCACCGATTGAATCAAGATGTTATGAAACAGTTTTACAGCCAGGTTCTTTAATTAGAATTAAGGCTCCCAGACAAATGGGTAAAACTTCTTTGTTGGCGAGAATTTTACATTATGCGGCTAATTCTGGGTTTAATGCGGTTCCTTTAAGTTTTCAGTTAGCTGATGGCAAAGCTTTTACTGATTTGGATAAGTTTTTACGTTGGTTTGCTGCTAGTATTGCGAGAAGATTGCGGTTAGCTAATCGCTTAGATGATTATTGGGATGAGATTTTTGGTAGTAAAGATAACTGCACTGCTTACTTTGAGGAATATGTATTAGAAAATATTGATAGTCCTTTGGTTTTGGGTTTAGATGAAGTTGATTGTGTTTTTCAATATCCCGAAATAGCAGCTGATTTTTTTGGTTTGTTACGTGCTTGGCATGAAGATGCAAAAAACCGCGATCTTTGGAAAAAGTTACGGTTGATAGTGGTACATTCCACTGAAGTTTATATTCCGATTAGTATTAATCAATCGCCTTTTAATGTAGGTTTGCCGATCGAATTACCTGAGTTCGATCGAGAACAAGTTCAAGATTTAGCTAAGCGTTATGAGTTGCAATGGGGGGAAGCAGAAGTTAGTAGATTAATGAAAATGGTAGGAGGTCATCCTTATTTAATTAGGCTGGCTTTATATCATATTCAAAGAGGTGATTTTACTTTAGATGAATTGTTAGTAACTGCGCCTACAGAAGCAGGACTTTATGCCGATCATTTACGGCGACATTTGTGGAATTTGCAACAGCATCCAGAGTTAGCTGTGGGGATTAAGGAAGTGATGAATGCTACTAGTCCAGTAAGGTTGGAAGCTTTGTCAGCTTTTAAATTGCATAGTATGGGATTGGTGTATTTGCGCGGTAATGAATGTAGTCCGAGATGCGATTTGTATCGGTTGTATTTGCGCGATCGCCTAGATTAA